The Streptomyces sp. NBC_01689 genome includes a window with the following:
- a CDS encoding arylamine N-acetyltransferase family protein has product MDATDRFDLDAYLERIGWEGDRRAGLPTLRGVHRAHALSLPFENLEPLSGAAPSLAPADLMAKLVRSPRGGYCYEHNTLLRLALEGLGLTVTGLAGRVVLGASSVESRPRTHMMLRVTVPGDPRPYLADVGFGAAGALLEPVPLVTGEEFEGAGRRHRFVPLPHAGPLELWALQAYDGAVRGWVSQYAFTLEPFAASDFEVFNWHVATNPRSPFTRRPYLQRTTAERQLALDGAVLVETRADGTVSRRDLTDEAEARRVVEEEFGIVVPEGLTLLG; this is encoded by the coding sequence GAGGGAGACCGGCGCGCCGGCCTCCCGACCCTGCGAGGAGTGCATCGGGCCCACGCGCTGTCCCTGCCCTTCGAGAACCTGGAGCCGCTCTCCGGCGCCGCTCCCTCCCTCGCTCCCGCCGATCTGATGGCGAAGCTGGTCCGCAGCCCTCGCGGTGGCTACTGCTACGAGCACAACACCCTGCTGCGGCTGGCCCTGGAGGGGCTCGGTCTGACGGTGACCGGGCTGGCGGGCCGCGTGGTGCTCGGAGCGTCCAGCGTGGAGAGCAGGCCACGTACGCACATGATGCTGCGGGTGACGGTGCCCGGTGATCCGCGGCCGTATCTCGCGGACGTGGGCTTCGGCGCGGCCGGGGCACTGCTGGAGCCGGTCCCGCTGGTCACCGGTGAGGAGTTCGAGGGAGCGGGGCGGCGGCATCGGTTCGTACCCCTTCCGCACGCCGGTCCCCTGGAACTGTGGGCGCTCCAGGCGTACGACGGCGCCGTACGGGGCTGGGTGAGCCAGTACGCGTTCACTCTGGAGCCGTTCGCCGCCTCCGACTTCGAGGTGTTCAACTGGCACGTCGCCACCAACCCTCGTTCGCCCTTCACCCGGCGTCCCTACCTCCAGCGGACCACGGCCGAGCGGCAACTGGCCCTCGACGGCGCCGTGCTCGTCGAGACCCGCGCCGACGGCACGGTGAGCAGGCGTGACCTCACCGACGAGGCAGAGGCACGGCGCGTGGTGGAGGAGGAGTTCGGGATCGTCGTGCCCGAGGGCCTCACCCTGCTCGGCTGA
- a CDS encoding dihydrofolate reductase family protein: MSSWPRSRRPGPANRPNSTASTPMRGSRRQCVERGLVDEFRVHLAPVMLGSGVRLFDCPGIEPVRWARIHDGDPAQAVDPRYRPA; the protein is encoded by the coding sequence ATGAGCAGTTGGCCGCGATCAAGGAGACCTGGACCGGCGAACAGGCCGAATTCCACGGCGAGTACGCCGATGCGGGGGTCGAGACGGCAGTGCGTGGAACGGGGTCTGGTCGATGAGTTCCGTGTGCATCTGGCGCCGGTGATGCTCGGTTCCGGGGTGAGGCTGTTCGACTGTCCGGGCATCGAGCCGGTCCGGTGGGCCCGCATCCACGACGGCGATCCCGCGCAGGCCGTGGATCCGCGCTACCGGCCGGCTTGA
- a CDS encoding GNAT family N-acetyltransferase: MPLPRSPDSRWLGGRSDLRTDRLLLRRWRDSDLAPWAEMNADPEVREHLGDLLTREQSDASVASFGEEFDRRGYGWWALEVWATGEFIGFAGLDQVEEDMPFTGVEIGWRLARRAWGHGYAYEAARTVLAHGFGGLALSEDLAVTTAADRRSQAVMRRIGMTRDPAEDFEDPTAPEGPLRPSVLYRIARGAGH; the protein is encoded by the coding sequence ATGCCGTTGCCGCGCAGCCCTGACTCACGTTGGCTGGGCGGCAGGTCGGACCTGCGTACCGACCGGCTCCTCCTGCGCCGATGGCGTGACTCCGACCTCGCGCCCTGGGCGGAGATGAACGCCGATCCCGAGGTGCGCGAGCACTTGGGAGACCTGCTGACCCGAGAACAGAGCGATGCCTCCGTGGCGTCGTTCGGGGAGGAGTTCGACCGGCGCGGCTACGGCTGGTGGGCGCTGGAGGTGTGGGCCACGGGCGAGTTCATCGGCTTCGCCGGCCTGGACCAGGTCGAGGAGGACATGCCGTTCACGGGGGTGGAGATCGGATGGCGGCTCGCCCGCCGGGCCTGGGGCCACGGCTACGCCTACGAGGCCGCCCGGACCGTCCTGGCCCACGGCTTCGGGGGTCTCGCACTGAGCGAGGACCTCGCCGTGACGACGGCCGCCGATCGCCGCTCGCAGGCGGTGATGCGCCGCATCGGTATGACCAGGGATCCGGCCGAAGACTTCGAGGATCCCACCGCGCCCGAAGGGCCTTTGCGGCCAAGCGTGTTGTACCGCATCGCGCGCGGCGCGGGGCACTGA
- a CDS encoding TetR/AcrR family transcriptional regulator, whose amino-acid sequence MTRTADGTGTGRRVSEARERLLRTAGQLFYAEGIHTVGVDRLVAESKITNATFYRHFRSKEDLAVAYIEGVDHAVRTQIGALMAADVPTDGILRGIGTSLVEQIRSPGYRGCAFLNAAAEFPDPGHPVHRAVVQHREWFLRTVTGLFAEITAAQADHAGRHFVMLRDGAMSAGYLGDPVLAGETLLRGIEGLLRIHTARGRDEPTASTSGRTSSSAATATTATEVPGIECSPPGA is encoded by the coding sequence ATGACACGGACGGCGGACGGTACAGGCACCGGCAGGAGAGTCTCGGAAGCCCGGGAGCGGCTCCTGAGGACCGCCGGGCAGCTCTTCTACGCGGAAGGCATCCACACGGTGGGCGTCGACCGTCTGGTCGCCGAATCGAAGATCACCAACGCCACCTTCTACCGTCACTTCCGCAGCAAGGAAGACCTTGCCGTCGCCTACATCGAAGGCGTCGACCACGCGGTGCGCACCCAGATCGGCGCCCTGATGGCCGCGGACGTGCCGACCGACGGCATCCTGCGGGGCATCGGCACGTCCCTGGTCGAGCAGATCCGCTCGCCCGGCTACCGCGGATGCGCCTTCCTCAACGCGGCAGCGGAGTTCCCCGATCCCGGACACCCGGTTCACCGTGCCGTCGTGCAACACCGCGAGTGGTTCCTTCGGACGGTCACCGGACTGTTCGCCGAGATCACGGCCGCGCAGGCCGATCACGCCGGGCGGCACTTCGTCATGCTCCGCGACGGCGCGATGAGCGCCGGCTACCTCGGCGACCCCGTCCTGGCCGGCGAGACCCTGCTGCGCGGCATCGAAGGGCTGCTGAGGATCCACACCGCCCGTGGGCGAGACGAGCCCACGGCCTCCACGTCCGGCCGGACGTCCTCGTCGGCGGCGACGGCCACGACGGCCACGGAGGTCCCCGGCATCGAGTGCTCGCCGCCCGGCGCGTGA